A single window of Microbispora hainanensis DNA harbors:
- a CDS encoding ATP-binding cassette domain-containing protein — protein sequence MSLISVRDLVVRIGDRVIASVPELDVAAGECVALVGESGSGKTTTLLSTLGLVHGADVSGRITVGDVDVLAASPARLREIRGSRAALVMQSPQAALNPTMRLGTLMRRALARHGVKGADARERAEEGVRAVLLDPEILRRYPHQVSGGQAQRFAIALALALGAEVLLADEPTSALDVTVQAEVVAVLRRLRDERGLAVLLVSHDLALVSTIADRVVVMRDGAVVESGPAAEVFARPSDPYTRELIAAVPELPEETVPALPDEALPDEAEEGA from the coding sequence ATGAGTCTGATCAGCGTGAGAGATCTCGTCGTGCGGATCGGCGACCGGGTGATCGCCTCGGTGCCCGAGCTGGACGTCGCCGCCGGGGAGTGCGTGGCGCTCGTCGGCGAGAGCGGGTCGGGCAAGACGACCACTCTGCTCAGCACGCTCGGCCTCGTCCACGGCGCGGACGTCTCCGGGCGGATCACCGTCGGCGACGTGGACGTGCTCGCGGCGAGCCCGGCCCGGCTGCGGGAGATCCGCGGGTCGCGGGCCGCCCTGGTGATGCAGAGCCCGCAGGCCGCGCTCAACCCCACCATGCGCCTGGGCACGCTCATGCGCCGCGCGCTCGCCCGCCACGGCGTCAAGGGCGCGGACGCGCGGGAGCGGGCCGAGGAGGGGGTCCGCGCGGTGCTGCTCGACCCCGAGATCCTGCGCCGCTATCCCCACCAGGTCTCCGGCGGGCAGGCACAGCGGTTCGCCATCGCGCTGGCCCTCGCGCTCGGCGCGGAGGTCCTGCTGGCCGACGAGCCGACCAGCGCGCTGGACGTCACCGTGCAGGCCGAGGTGGTCGCGGTGCTGCGCCGGCTGCGGGACGAACGCGGCCTCGCCGTGCTGCTGGTCTCCCACGACCTCGCGCTGGTCTCCACGATCGCCGACCGGGTCGTGGTGATGCGCGACGGCGCCGTCGTGGAGAGCGGGCCGGCCGCCGAGGTGTTCGCCCGGCCGAGCGACCCCTACACCCGTGAACTGATCGCCGCTGTGCCCGAACTGCCAGAAGAGACCGTGCCTGCACTGCCTGACGAAGCACTGCCTGACGAAGCCGAGGAGGGGGCATGA